From Streptosporangium album, the proteins below share one genomic window:
- a CDS encoding beta-galactosidase, whose product MTISRRTFLRGVGISATAAMLPVVTAQWAAADPQTTLLTREQLTALLGRGAHLPLTKLTTTPVDSGSGALADAFGAHLPSRDNQVSITGWAGEDDLSADLALGYDAERLYVAATVTDNVHRPIGGTNQWQGDGFQIAFGDSTGGYGPEYGLALLDSGPEVYRFSDGSVTSPVSDVTLTARRDGTQTHYLAAFPWASTGVGAPGPGGSVLFNAIVNDNDGANRRGWIQWRPGIATGKSAQEFVRLAALPESGACQAWITLDEDQVEVGAQVKAAILVLNWDDADRRVEVIGPDGNTTPATIPAHTTLQLTIPITATTAGELEITASVKDLTGGTTIDLAATGRVTMSAEAIAQEIAKVAASVETARDLLARCEDRAIPTHYERVDATTLEKFVGYTRDDVTAGQRWRATYNTVAMTGMAERLLTRLRSLVAGTATGMRVPRYVTGPIGRDDWLFTGTVSDGKTTQSGQPVVFSGPMGWAEVISDIPKLADLGFNTCALEMGPQGAIVPADAIPGWGTTGVGDAAVTFARDASVSHDSVAALRVSFAGPKKPNSYRQFFQLLTVEPGATYRVRAWIKGQDVTARAVSIPTATWATRYYPPEGTYDWQQVEFTLTPGNVSTYRFSIIGEGPVGALWIDELTITRADGADPANIAGNAGFDDAATVAASGEYAVSTYAIDRGPVRWLEAAAEANIAMSLLLAPQYFPAFLTAKHPELVLAENGYDVHHPLAREVIEAFLRTIIPKIAKSPALHSLILSNEPRYVDTTSASTKRGWAQYLTAHYRDIAELNKVYGTAYRTFDEVPAPGVRAVEPTVQCYDWTTFNTRAFASWHAWMAEVIHSIAPDIPVHSKMVGSTLKDRNYLLWGPDPEQWATFSQLSGNDASNYPGQGVDGFLGKFAFYDLQAGIARTPVFDSEDHVIPDRSTSYSKVEAAHVAADLWQGALHGRSATTFWVWARTTEVASNLAGSMLHRPDVIAAAGRTSLDLNRFAAEVALLQGAGSGVGIVYSRTSSVYSSQHLAAVREVYKALLMNGIPVHFVTESSLSRQQVPDGVKLVIAPGTTHLSAACLQGLQVLARKVQLVVAGADALTFNERNQAHPAGDRTAVLRDATVLPAESPADIGAAVLDLAQRRRLAAVTLERTGGGAPTTVEWRPVSDGRRWLVGATNYGAQAEVVTVRLHGRQPLELRDLLSGERLDPSPVELAPLTPRLLVLR is encoded by the coding sequence GTGACAATCTCCCGCCGTACCTTCCTCCGTGGCGTCGGCATCTCCGCCACCGCCGCCATGCTTCCGGTGGTCACCGCCCAGTGGGCCGCCGCCGATCCGCAGACAACCCTCCTGACCCGCGAACAGCTCACGGCATTACTCGGACGGGGCGCGCACCTCCCGCTCACCAAACTCACCACAACGCCCGTCGATAGCGGATCCGGAGCCCTCGCCGACGCGTTCGGCGCCCATCTGCCGAGCCGCGACAACCAGGTTTCGATCACCGGGTGGGCCGGCGAGGACGACCTGTCGGCCGACCTCGCGCTCGGCTATGACGCGGAACGGCTGTACGTCGCGGCGACGGTGACCGACAACGTCCACCGGCCGATCGGCGGCACCAACCAGTGGCAGGGTGACGGGTTCCAGATCGCCTTCGGGGACAGCACCGGCGGGTACGGTCCGGAGTACGGCCTCGCGTTGCTCGACAGTGGTCCCGAGGTCTACCGCTTCAGCGACGGTTCGGTCACCTCGCCGGTCAGCGACGTCACCCTGACCGCTCGGCGCGACGGCACCCAGACCCATTACCTGGCAGCGTTCCCGTGGGCTTCGACCGGCGTCGGCGCTCCCGGTCCCGGCGGCTCGGTGCTGTTCAACGCGATCGTCAACGACAACGACGGCGCGAACCGGCGGGGCTGGATCCAGTGGCGCCCCGGCATCGCCACCGGCAAGTCGGCGCAGGAGTTCGTCCGGCTCGCGGCGCTGCCCGAGTCGGGTGCGTGCCAGGCCTGGATCACCCTCGACGAGGACCAGGTCGAGGTGGGGGCCCAGGTCAAGGCGGCGATCTTAGTACTGAACTGGGACGATGCCGACCGCCGGGTCGAGGTGATCGGCCCCGACGGCAACACCACCCCCGCGACCATCCCGGCTCACACCACTCTCCAGCTCACGATCCCGATCACCGCGACGACGGCCGGTGAGCTCGAGATCACCGCCTCGGTGAAGGACCTGACCGGTGGCACCACCATCGACCTGGCGGCGACCGGCCGGGTGACAATGTCCGCCGAGGCGATCGCGCAGGAGATCGCCAAGGTCGCCGCATCGGTCGAAACGGCTCGAGACCTGTTGGCCCGGTGCGAAGACCGAGCGATCCCGACCCACTACGAACGCGTCGACGCAACCACCCTGGAGAAGTTCGTCGGCTACACCCGCGACGACGTCACAGCCGGCCAGAGGTGGCGGGCCACGTACAACACAGTCGCCATGACCGGCATGGCCGAACGACTCCTGACCCGGTTGCGATCCTTGGTCGCCGGGACGGCGACGGGGATGCGAGTGCCGCGCTACGTCACCGGGCCGATCGGCCGCGACGACTGGCTGTTCACCGGCACGGTCTCCGACGGCAAAACCACCCAAAGCGGCCAACCGGTCGTGTTCAGCGGCCCGATGGGCTGGGCCGAGGTGATCAGCGACATCCCCAAGCTGGCCGATCTCGGCTTCAACACCTGCGCCCTCGAAATGGGGCCGCAAGGCGCGATCGTGCCGGCGGACGCGATCCCGGGTTGGGGCACGACGGGCGTCGGGGACGCGGCGGTGACATTCGCCCGCGACGCGTCGGTCTCACACGACTCCGTCGCCGCCTTGCGAGTGTCGTTCGCCGGTCCGAAGAAGCCGAACAGCTACCGCCAGTTCTTCCAGTTGCTGACGGTCGAGCCCGGAGCCACCTACCGGGTCCGGGCATGGATCAAGGGACAGGACGTCACCGCCCGTGCGGTGTCGATCCCGACCGCCACCTGGGCCACCCGGTACTACCCGCCGGAAGGCACCTACGACTGGCAGCAGGTCGAGTTCACTCTCACCCCCGGCAACGTGTCGACCTACCGCTTCTCGATCATCGGTGAGGGCCCGGTCGGGGCACTGTGGATCGACGAGCTGACCATCACGCGAGCCGATGGGGCGGATCCGGCGAACATCGCCGGCAACGCCGGCTTCGACGATGCGGCGACGGTCGCCGCGAGCGGCGAGTACGCCGTGTCAACGTACGCGATCGACCGGGGCCCGGTCCGCTGGCTCGAGGCGGCGGCCGAGGCGAACATCGCCATGAGCCTGCTGCTGGCACCGCAGTACTTCCCGGCCTTCTTGACGGCGAAGCATCCCGAACTCGTGCTGGCCGAGAACGGGTACGACGTCCACCACCCGTTGGCGCGGGAAGTGATCGAGGCGTTCCTGCGCACGATCATCCCCAAAATCGCGAAGTCGCCGGCGCTGCACAGCCTGATCCTCAGCAACGAACCCCGCTACGTCGACACGACGAGCGCGTCGACCAAGCGCGGATGGGCGCAATACCTCACCGCGCATTACCGCGACATCGCCGAGCTCAACAAGGTGTACGGCACCGCGTACCGAACCTTCGACGAGGTGCCGGCCCCCGGCGTACGGGCGGTCGAGCCGACAGTGCAGTGCTACGACTGGACCACCTTCAACACCAGGGCCTTCGCGTCGTGGCACGCGTGGATGGCCGAGGTGATCCACAGCATTGCCCCCGACATCCCGGTGCATTCCAAGATGGTCGGCAGCACCCTGAAGGACCGCAACTATCTGTTGTGGGGACCCGATCCCGAGCAGTGGGCCACCTTCTCCCAGCTGTCGGGCAATGACGCGTCGAACTATCCGGGACAGGGCGTCGACGGCTTCCTGGGCAAGTTCGCGTTCTACGACCTCCAGGCCGGCATCGCCCGGACTCCGGTGTTCGACTCCGAGGACCACGTGATCCCCGACCGCAGCACGTCGTACTCGAAGGTCGAGGCGGCCCACGTCGCGGCGGACCTGTGGCAGGGCGCCCTGCACGGGCGTTCTGCCACCACGTTCTGGGTGTGGGCGCGGACCACCGAGGTGGCGTCCAACCTGGCGGGCAGCATGTTGCACCGGCCGGACGTGATCGCCGCGGCCGGCCGGACCAGCCTGGACCTGAACCGGTTCGCCGCCGAGGTGGCCCTGCTGCAAGGCGCCGGGTCCGGCGTCGGCATCGTGTACTCGCGGACCTCGTCGGTGTACTCGTCGCAGCACCTGGCCGCGGTGCGCGAGGTGTACAAGGCCCTGCTGATGAACGGGATCCCGGTGCATTTCGTCACCGAGTCCAGCCTGTCCCGGCAGCAGGTCCCCGACGGGGTAAAGCTGGTGATCGCGCCCGGGACGACGCATCTGTCGGCCGCCTGCCTGCAGGGTCTTCAGGTCCTGGCCCGGAAGGTCCAACTCGTCGTCGCAGGTGCCGACGCCCTGACGTTCAACGAGCGAAACCAGGCCCATCCGGCTGGTGACCGTACGGCCGTGCTCCGGGACGCGACTGTCCTCCCGGCCGAGAGCCCGGCCGACATCGGGGCCGCCGTGCTCGACCTGGCGCAGCGGAGGCGGTTGGCCGCGGTGACGTTGGAGCGTACCGGCGGCGGTGCGCCGACGACCGTCGAGTGGCGGCCGGTGAGCGATGGCAGGCGCTGGCTGGTTGGAGCGACGAATTATGGTGCGCAGGCTGAGGTGGTGACGGTCAGACTCCACGGTCGCCAGCCGCTCGAACTGCGAGACCTGCTCAGCGGCGAACGACTCGACCCGTCGCCGGTCGAACTCGCCCCGTTGACGCCTCGGCTCCTGGTGCTCCGGTAG
- a CDS encoding IS701 family transposase, with translation MTPDEMAPVRPRLEKFADQMLRRVLRRRDQLATGELYLRGLMLDGRRKSMDPMAERLGVDTQRLQQFMADSTWDYEPVRENLTHWALERIGPQAVVIDDVGFPKDGPNSPGVARMYSGTLGKTGNCQIGVSAHLVTDHASSAVNWRLFIPESWDPAKIEDPVQAETVHKRRDRCKIPQDVGHQEKWRLALNMIDQMYDEWGVGTDLPVVFDSGYGDCTAFRLGLEDRGLSYVAAVSDDLSAYPGDAVPELPEYSGKGRPPRPRYPGKPSNLRNLALAAGRANLRRVTWRQGTRKTSGNPGAKMRSRFMALPVLLANKDIPRNPDGSLPARLLLVEWPAGESEPTDYWITNLPAETPLRELVRLAKIRWRIEHDYRELNTGLGLKHFEGRSFFGWHRHVTLAALAQAFCTELRLDPKVPAPA, from the coding sequence GTGACACCTGACGAGATGGCGCCGGTGCGCCCGCGGCTTGAGAAGTTTGCAGATCAGATGCTGCGGAGGGTGCTTCGTCGCCGTGATCAACTCGCCACCGGCGAGTTGTATCTGCGGGGGCTGATGCTGGACGGGCGGCGCAAGTCGATGGATCCGATGGCGGAGCGTCTGGGAGTTGACACCCAGCGGTTACAGCAATTCATGGCCGACTCGACCTGGGACTACGAACCGGTCCGGGAAAACCTCACACATTGGGCGCTGGAACGGATCGGTCCGCAGGCGGTCGTCATCGACGATGTCGGCTTCCCCAAGGACGGCCCGAATTCTCCGGGAGTGGCCCGGATGTATTCCGGGACGCTGGGCAAGACCGGAAACTGCCAGATCGGCGTCAGCGCACATCTGGTCACCGATCATGCCTCGTCCGCGGTCAATTGGCGGCTGTTCATCCCCGAGTCGTGGGACCCGGCCAAGATCGAGGATCCGGTTCAGGCGGAAACGGTCCACAAGCGCCGCGACCGGTGCAAGATCCCTCAGGACGTCGGTCACCAGGAGAAGTGGCGACTGGCGTTAAACATGATCGACCAGATGTACGACGAGTGGGGAGTCGGCACCGATCTTCCGGTGGTCTTTGACTCCGGTTATGGCGATTGCACCGCTTTCCGGCTGGGACTGGAGGACCGCGGCCTGTCTTACGTGGCGGCCGTCTCCGATGATCTGTCGGCCTACCCCGGAGATGCGGTGCCTGAACTGCCGGAATACAGCGGCAAGGGGCGCCCGCCGAGACCACGCTATCCAGGCAAGCCATCGAATCTGCGCAATCTCGCATTGGCGGCAGGGCGGGCGAATCTGCGGCGGGTGACCTGGCGGCAAGGCACAAGGAAGACCAGCGGTAATCCAGGCGCGAAAATGCGATCACGCTTCATGGCTCTACCGGTTCTCTTGGCCAACAAAGACATCCCCCGCAACCCCGACGGCAGCCTGCCTGCGCGTTTGCTGCTGGTGGAATGGCCGGCAGGCGAATCCGAACCCACCGATTACTGGATCACCAATCTCCCCGCCGAGACTCCGCTGCGCGAACTCGTCCGGCTCGCCAAGATCCGCTGGCGGATCGAGCATGACTACCGGGAGCTCAATACCGGTCTTGGCCTCAAGCATTTTGAGGGGCGGAGCTTCTTCGGCTGGCACCGCCACGTCACCCTGGCCGCATTAGCGCAGGCATTCTGTACCGAACTACGGCTAGACCCAAAAGTCCCTGCGCCGGCCTGA
- a CDS encoding LacI family DNA-binding transcriptional regulator, whose product MARKAATLADVAAAAGVSVSLVSKVLSNTGRASEETRRRILDAVERLDFQPNALAKSFARGRSELVGIIIEDASEIFSSMVLRGAERRLAAGGLATLVCDAAESDQRRSQFVRALEARHVDAVLVIGSGPSGLYPSISDRLSCPVAYAFCESDNPADASFLPDDHGAGRLAAEHLLSLGRTKIAHIAEGSERGAELRTRGFVETLAAAGQPVEPLYGDWSKAWGLQAVNQLIEAGTEFDAIFCANDFIAYGAYVGLRAHGMRIPEDVALVGHDHFSMDPPERRSGFLTSIDPNLPALGNAAAQHLISPDTAGDSAPKLFVGRTTAGGQASADLTTLLEFIDQLL is encoded by the coding sequence ATGGCGCGCAAGGCCGCTACTCTCGCGGATGTCGCCGCAGCCGCCGGGGTCTCGGTGTCGCTGGTGTCGAAGGTGCTCAGCAACACCGGACGCGCCTCCGAGGAGACCCGCAGGCGCATCCTCGACGCCGTGGAGCGGCTCGACTTCCAGCCCAACGCGCTGGCCAAGTCCTTCGCCCGAGGGCGGAGCGAGCTGGTCGGGATCATCATCGAGGACGCCTCGGAGATCTTCAGCAGCATGGTGCTGCGCGGCGCGGAGCGCAGGCTGGCCGCGGGCGGCCTGGCCACGCTCGTGTGCGACGCCGCCGAGAGCGACCAGCGGCGATCGCAGTTCGTCCGCGCGCTCGAAGCGCGCCACGTCGACGCCGTGCTGGTCATCGGCTCCGGGCCGTCGGGTCTCTACCCGTCCATCTCTGACAGGTTGTCCTGCCCCGTCGCCTACGCCTTCTGCGAGTCCGACAATCCCGCCGACGCGTCGTTCCTGCCCGACGACCACGGTGCCGGGCGGCTCGCCGCCGAGCACCTGCTGTCGCTCGGCAGGACGAAGATCGCGCACATCGCGGAGGGCAGCGAGCGGGGCGCCGAGCTGCGCACGCGTGGTTTCGTGGAGACCCTCGCCGCCGCGGGGCAGCCGGTGGAGCCGCTCTACGGCGACTGGTCCAAGGCCTGGGGTCTCCAGGCGGTCAACCAGCTGATCGAGGCGGGCACCGAGTTCGACGCGATCTTCTGCGCCAACGACTTCATCGCCTACGGCGCCTACGTCGGCCTGCGCGCCCACGGCATGCGGATCCCCGAGGACGTGGCGCTCGTGGGCCACGACCACTTCTCCATGGACCCGCCGGAACGCCGATCAGGGTTCCTCACGAGCATCGACCCCAACCTGCCCGCGCTCGGCAACGCGGCGGCACAGCACCTGATCTCGCCGGACACGGCGGGCGACTCCGCGCCGAAGCTCTTCGTCGGCCGCACGACGGCGGGTGGTCAGGCATCCGCCGACCTGACCACCCTCCTGGAGTTCATCGACCAGCTGCTCTGA
- a CDS encoding extracellular solute-binding protein: MTIHVGNMPTKDNPDNLALFNKQVAAFQKLHPNVTVVGEETKFDPQTFAALVAGGSMPTTMQVPYTNIQQLALNGQVRDITDLVKGDVMLSKLNPAVAKQTQNAEGRTFGVVSAAYTMAFIYNRALYKKAGLDPDAPPKTWDEVRENAKAISRASDAAGFMIATTTNSGGWILTTMAYANGSTIQKREGDTVKATIDAGGVKDALTFLHDVRWTDQAAGKNFLMSQDDMRNAIAAGRIGQTVLGADLYRDLVGNRDMPGADLGIAPLPQSAAGIGTLGGGDIAVASPKASAGEAAAAMEWVKFRYLGRFLDKQAAVEWAETSKAGGLPVGAPEVPLFSPEIYDRYLSWVSGYVNVDRANYKAYFASLGTLPILGEPPVAAQETYALLDAVTQQVLTKQDADIPAALTQLQTDAQALIDATQ; the protein is encoded by the coding sequence GTGACGATCCACGTCGGCAACATGCCCACCAAGGACAACCCCGACAACCTCGCCCTGTTCAACAAGCAGGTCGCGGCCTTCCAGAAGCTCCATCCGAACGTCACCGTGGTCGGCGAGGAGACCAAGTTCGACCCGCAGACATTCGCCGCCCTCGTCGCCGGCGGCTCGATGCCGACCACGATGCAGGTGCCGTACACCAACATCCAGCAGCTCGCCCTCAACGGCCAGGTGCGCGACATCACCGACCTCGTCAAGGGCGACGTGATGCTCTCGAAGCTCAACCCGGCCGTCGCCAAGCAGACGCAGAACGCCGAAGGCCGCACCTTCGGCGTCGTCTCCGCCGCCTACACGATGGCCTTCATCTACAACAGGGCGCTGTACAAGAAGGCCGGCCTCGACCCCGATGCCCCGCCGAAGACCTGGGACGAGGTGCGCGAGAACGCCAAGGCGATCAGCAGGGCGAGCGACGCGGCAGGCTTCATGATCGCGACGACGACCAACTCCGGCGGCTGGATCCTCACCACGATGGCCTACGCCAACGGCAGCACCATCCAGAAGCGCGAAGGCGACACCGTCAAAGCCACGATCGACGCCGGCGGCGTGAAAGACGCGCTGACGTTCCTGCACGACGTGCGGTGGACCGACCAGGCCGCAGGCAAGAACTTCCTGATGAGCCAGGACGACATGCGCAACGCGATCGCCGCCGGGCGGATCGGGCAGACCGTGCTCGGCGCCGACCTCTACCGCGACCTCGTCGGCAACCGCGACATGCCCGGCGCCGACCTGGGCATCGCGCCGCTGCCGCAGTCGGCCGCCGGCATCGGCACCCTGGGCGGCGGCGACATCGCCGTCGCCAGCCCCAAGGCCAGCGCCGGTGAGGCGGCCGCCGCGATGGAGTGGGTGAAGTTCCGCTACCTGGGCCGCTTCCTCGACAAGCAGGCGGCGGTTGAGTGGGCCGAGACCTCCAAGGCGGGTGGCCTGCCCGTGGGCGCTCCCGAGGTGCCGCTGTTCTCGCCGGAGATCTACGACCGCTATCTGTCCTGGGTCTCCGGCTACGTCAACGTCGACCGGGCCAACTACAAGGCGTACTTCGCCAGCCTCGGCACGCTGCCGATTCTCGGCGAGCCGCCCGTGGCGGCGCAGGAGACCTACGCGCTCCTCGACGCCGTGACCCAGCAGGTGCTCACCAAGCAGGACGCCGACATCCCCGCGGCGCTCACCCAGCTCCAGACGGACGCGCAGGCGCTGATCGATGCCACGCAGTGA
- a CDS encoding carbohydrate ABC transporter permease, whose product MPRSDTLQGAMTRWVRHGGAGKLLFTAPLLIVFGLFAWWPILRSLVLSFQRTNLVADPAWVGLRNFSRVLADPLLVTAAWNTAWFTLLALVIGFPVPVLLAVFVGELRRTRTIASVLVYIPIIIPPVVAVLLWKQLYDPSEHGLLNTVAGWAGLGPFPWLQGAETAMPSIVVQATWAGFGTTTIIYVAALMSVPPELYEAAELDGAGVLRRVWHITLPQLRSVILLMLILQVIGTFQVFTEPYVMTGGGPDNSTITLLMLIFKYAFVVGDFGKATALSLMLAVFLTALSAVYLRATRGWKRS is encoded by the coding sequence ATGCCACGCAGTGACACCCTCCAGGGCGCGATGACCAGGTGGGTACGGCACGGTGGCGCGGGAAAGCTGTTGTTCACCGCCCCGCTGCTGATCGTGTTCGGTCTCTTCGCCTGGTGGCCGATCCTGCGGAGTCTGGTCCTCAGCTTCCAGCGCACCAACCTGGTCGCCGATCCCGCCTGGGTCGGGCTGCGCAACTTCAGCCGGGTGCTCGCCGACCCGCTGCTCGTCACCGCGGCCTGGAACACCGCGTGGTTCACGCTGCTGGCCCTGGTCATCGGCTTCCCCGTGCCGGTGCTGCTCGCCGTGTTCGTCGGGGAGCTCCGCCGTACCAGGACCATCGCCAGCGTGCTCGTCTACATCCCGATCATCATCCCCCCGGTGGTGGCGGTGCTGCTGTGGAAGCAGCTGTACGACCCGAGCGAGCACGGCCTGCTCAACACCGTGGCCGGCTGGGCCGGGCTGGGACCCTTTCCCTGGCTGCAGGGCGCCGAGACGGCGATGCCCAGCATCGTCGTCCAGGCGACCTGGGCGGGCTTCGGCACGACGACGATCATCTACGTCGCCGCGCTGATGTCGGTGCCGCCCGAGCTCTACGAGGCGGCCGAGCTCGACGGCGCCGGTGTGCTGCGGCGGGTCTGGCACATCACGCTGCCGCAGTTGCGCTCCGTCATCCTGCTCATGCTGATCCTCCAGGTGATCGGCACCTTCCAGGTGTTCACCGAGCCCTACGTCATGACCGGCGGCGGGCCGGACAACAGCACGATCACGCTGCTCATGCTGATCTTCAAATACGCGTTCGTCGTCGGCGACTTCGGCAAGGCGACGGCGCTGAGCCTGATGCTCGCCGTCTTCCTCACCGCCCTGTCCGCGGTGTACCTGCGGGCGACGAGGGGGTGGAAACGCTCATGA
- a CDS encoding carbohydrate ABC transporter permease yields MNERGILSTSERRRPVTRVVFTGLIAAVLACLAIVAAGPILWLAKSAVSTSQDILRDPFGWWPSGIRWGNLAEAWNGMDIGRALANTVYIAAGNWFFGLLVALTGGYSLAILRPRYAKVVSAAVMATLFIPGVVSLVSLYLTVIDVPGLGANLINSYWAVWLPAAAHAFNVLLVKNFFAELPKEVFEAAKVDGANSFDVFWRIVLPMSRPIIAVVSLLTLVSAWKEFLWPLLVLPSPDLQPLSVVLYKISATAETSTLIAAMFIAVILPLVFFLLFRKQFLRSAGRAGAVKG; encoded by the coding sequence ATGAACGAGCGTGGCATCCTGTCCACCAGCGAGCGCCGCCGGCCGGTGACCCGCGTGGTGTTCACGGGGCTGATCGCCGCCGTGCTCGCCTGCCTCGCGATCGTCGCGGCAGGGCCGATCCTCTGGCTGGCCAAGTCGGCGGTGTCGACCTCGCAGGACATCCTGCGCGACCCGTTCGGCTGGTGGCCCAGCGGGATCCGGTGGGGCAACCTCGCCGAGGCCTGGAACGGCATGGACATCGGGCGCGCCCTGGCCAACACCGTCTACATCGCGGCGGGCAACTGGTTCTTCGGCCTTCTCGTCGCGTTGACCGGCGGTTACTCGCTGGCGATCCTGCGGCCGAGGTACGCCAAGGTGGTCTCGGCCGCGGTGATGGCGACCCTGTTCATCCCGGGTGTCGTCTCGCTCGTGTCGCTGTATCTGACCGTGATCGACGTGCCGGGCCTCGGGGCCAACCTGATCAACAGCTACTGGGCCGTGTGGCTGCCCGCCGCCGCGCACGCCTTCAACGTGCTGCTGGTGAAGAACTTCTTCGCCGAGTTGCCGAAGGAGGTCTTCGAGGCGGCCAAGGTCGACGGGGCCAACTCCTTCGACGTGTTCTGGCGCATCGTGCTGCCGATGTCGCGGCCGATCATCGCCGTCGTCTCCCTGCTCACGCTGGTATCGGCCTGGAAGGAGTTCCTCTGGCCGCTCCTCGTGCTGCCCTCACCCGATCTGCAACCGCTGTCCGTCGTGCTCTACAAGATCTCGGCCACCGCGGAGACCAGCACGCTCATCGCCGCCATGTTCATCGCGGTGATCCTTCCGCTGGTCTTCTTCCTCCTGTTCCGGAAGCAGTTCCTACGCAGCGCCGGTCGGGCCGGCGCCGTAAAGGGGTGA